A stretch of the Lonchura striata isolate bLonStr1 chromosome 15, bLonStr1.mat, whole genome shotgun sequence genome encodes the following:
- the SMIM33 gene encoding small integral membrane protein 33, whose amino-acid sequence MNASVPGSQLRQAEPQDVAAFTPVSIVKSVTKKSDALPVISVIVVLFVLLAVCIVLAVHYGPQLRTVQLTLQHGPPAQHPDSVLLTDWRPLDTHGKMDSAAVTCHCSCNHHLPHGSAEPNVIEITYL is encoded by the coding sequence ATGAACGCCTCGGTGCCCGGCAGCCAGCTGAGACAGGCCGAGCCCCAGGACGTGGCCGCCTTCACCCCCGTCTCCATCGTCAAGAGCGTGACCAAGAAATCGGACGCGCTGCCCGTGATCTCGGTGATCGTGGTGCTGTTCGTGCTGCTGGCCGTGTGCATCGTGCTGGCGGTGCACTACGGCCCGCAGCTGCGCACCGTGCAGCTCACGCTGCAGCACGGGCCCCCGGCGCAGCACCCCGACAGCGTGCTCCTCACGGACTGGAGGCCCCTGGACACCCACGGCAAGATGGACTCGGCTGCAGTGACCTGCCACTGCTCCTGCAACCACCACCTTCCCCACGGCAGTGCTGAGCCCAATGTCATCGAGATCACCTACCTGTGA